CACGGCCGGGTTCTTCGCGCTGTCGATCCACACCAGTTTCTCCTGCCAGCGTGCTACCGCCTCACGGCTGTTCCGCCGCTGCTTGACGATGACCAGATCGAGCTCGCCGTGGTCGTAGCCCTGTGCGAGATCGCGGCTGAGCCCCGTGGTCACTTCCAGTTTTAGGTCGGGATGCCGGCGATTGAACGAGGCGAGCAGTTGCGGCGTTCTGCCGACGACGAAATCCTCCGGCACGCCTAACCGCACTGTGACCGCCACGGCCGCGCCTGCCAGGGCGTCCAGCATCTCGTCGTTGAGCGACAGCATGCGCCGCGCGTACGCAAGCAACCTCTCGCCCTGGTCGGTGGGCCGCACATCGCGATTGCCACGCACCAGCAACGGGTGGCCCGCCATGTCCTCCAGGCGTCGGATCTTCTGGCTCACCGTCGATTGCGTGGAATGCAGATGCGCCGAGGCCGTGGTGAAGCTGCCGCAGTCGGCCACGGTGACGATGGCCCGCAGCAGGTCCAGGTCGAACAACGCCCTATTTGGTTTTGCACTGGTAGCCATTTGAATATTTGGCTTCTAAATGACAGGACCGACTTCTAACATCGATGAAGGCACCGGGCAACGCCCGCTTTCCCCCGTCGAGGAACATCACGCGTGAAGAAGCTTCTTTCAGTCGCCATCGCCTCCGCGGTGGCCCTGGCATCTCCTGCCTTTGCGGCACCGTCCGTCGGTGACGTGATCATCCGCCATGCCAACGTGGTCGACGTCGAGCATGCAAAGACCATCGACGACCAGGCCGTGGTGCTGCGCGGCAACGACATCGTCGCCGTCGGGCCCGATGCGGACATCGCCAAGGCGTGGAAGGCAGGGCTGACCGTGGATGGCAACCATCGCTTCCTGATCCCCGGCTTGTGGGACATGCATGTGCATTTTGGTGGCGGCCCGGATCTTATCGAGGAGAACAAGGCACTGCTTCCGCTGTACATCGCGCACGGCATCACCACCATCCGCGACTGCTCCGGCGACCTGCCTGATCAAGTACTCGCTTGGCGCGGCGAGATTGCCAACGGCACGCTGTTCGGCCCGCAGCTATTTACCTCGGGCGCGAAGATCGAAGGCATCCATCCGGTATGGAAGGGCACCATCGAAGTCGGCAGCAAAGCAGACGTCGACGCCGCGTTCGTGAAGCTGAAAAAGGACAAGGTCGACTTCGTCAAGATCACGGACAGCACGCTCGACCCGCAACTGTTTCTCTATGCCGTGTCGGAGGCCAAGAGTTTCGGCATCCGCTCGTCGGGCCACATCCCCATGGCATTGACGGTGGAACAGGCGGTTGACGCCGGTATCAGTTCCATCGAGCACATCGACTATGCGTACAAGGCGGGTGTGAAGGATGAGGCCGCCATCGCCGCCGACTTCGCCGCGGGACGCATCACGCGTGCGGAAGCCAATCGTCGCCTCGATGCCGGCTTCGATCAGGCGACGGCGATGAAGGCGTACCGGATGTTCAAGGACAAGGGCGTGTTCGTGACACCGACGCTCAACGGCGGCCGCGTGCTCGACTTTCTGGACGCCGACGACCACGCCCACGATCCCTACCTCGCCTATATCGGGCCGAAGCTGCGCAAGACCTACGACTGGCGCATCGAGCGCGCCGCCAAGGCGACGCCGGAGCAGATCGCGACCCGCCACACGCATTACCAGCAACTGGCCGCGGTGCTGCCCATGCTGCAGCAGGCGGGCGTCACCATCATGGCGGGCACCGATGCCGGCTTCCTCAACTCCTTCGACTACCCCGGCATTGGCCTTCACGACGAGCTGAGCCTGTACGTAAAGAACGGCCTGACGCCGGCGCAGGCCCTATCGTCCGCCACGCGTGCCGGCCCGGCGTGGTTCGGCAAGCTGGATAGGTATGGCGCCATCGCCACGGGTCATGCCGCCGACATGGTGCTGCTAAAGCGCGATCCGCTGAAGGACATCGACGCCACACGCGACATCGACACGGTGATCCTGCGCGGCCATGTCTATGACCGCCACGCGCTGGACGGCATGCTCGACGAGACACGCGCCAAGGTCGCTACCTGGAACCAGCAGGCAGCAAAGTGACGAAACAGGGCCCGCTCGGCGCGGGCCCTTTCTTCACGTGGCGCAGCATGACTCCGAGCCAACAATAGCGGCCTTCAACCATCCGGCGCCGGAGCGGGACATCCGGCGGCAGCCCGACGCGTAGCACCGAGGTAACCATCGGCCGCCACCGGACGAAGTCAGGACATTCAACCTGCTATCCAGGGAGTGCCGCATGACCGATCCGTCCCGACCGTCACCATCGCATCAGCCCTGGAGGTGGGCGGTGATCGGCCTCGCCGTGGCGGTGCTGGCCGCCGCCTTCGCCTACGTCGCCGGCTGGATCACGCCCCAGCGCCTTACCGCGCACCGCATCGTGAATGCCTTGCAGGACAACAGCGGCGTCTATCCCGGCTACCGGCGCAACCATGCCAAGGGCGTCTGCGTGGCCGGCTACTTCGAAAGCAACGGCGCGGCGGCCACCTATTCCAAGGCCGGGGTGTTTGCGCAGGGGCGTACGCCCGTGGTCGGTCGCTTCGCCCTGCCCGGCGGCAATCCGTATGCACCGGACAGCAGCGTTCCCATCCGCAGCTTCGCCTTGCGCTTTGCCTTGCCCAACGGCGAACAGTGGCGCACCGGCATGAACAGCATGCCGGTGTTTCCCGTAGCGACGCCGGAAGCGTTCTACGAGCAATTGGTGGCGACGCGGCCCGACCCGGCCACCGGCAAACCCGACCCCAAACGCGTGGGGGCCTTCTTTGCCGCACACCCTGAAACCGGCGCCTTTCTCGCCTGGGTGAAGACGGCCAAGCCTTCGGCCAGCTATGTGACCGAAACCTACGAAGGACTCAACGCGTTCTACTTCATCGACGCCATGGGCAAGCGCCATGCCGTGCGCTGGAAGGTGGTGCCAGAAGCCACGGACGATGCAGGCACCGGCCCGC
This genomic window from Dyella terrae contains:
- a CDS encoding catalase family peroxidase, producing MTDPSRPSPSHQPWRWAVIGLAVAVLAAAFAYVAGWITPQRLTAHRIVNALQDNSGVYPGYRRNHAKGVCVAGYFESNGAAATYSKAGVFAQGRTPVVGRFALPGGNPYAPDSSVPIRSFALRFALPNGEQWRTGMNSMPVFPVATPEAFYEQLVATRPDPATGKPDPKRVGAFFAAHPETGAFLAWVKTAKPSASYVTETYEGLNAFYFIDAMGKRHAVRWKVVPEATDDAGTGPQAGDKDYLARDLEHRLAQGPQRWRLLVTLAAPDDPTNDATKVWPADRRVIDAGTVVIESEQPQESGPCRDLNYDPTILPSGIKISDDPLLPARSSAYADSYLRRTGEEAHIPGTAHASTPSEHP
- a CDS encoding LysR family transcriptional regulator, translated to MATSAKPNRALFDLDLLRAIVTVADCGSFTTASAHLHSTQSTVSQKIRRLEDMAGHPLLVRGNRDVRPTDQGERLLAYARRMLSLNDEMLDALAGAAVAVTVRLGVPEDFVVGRTPQLLASFNRRHPDLKLEVTTGLSRDLAQGYDHGELDLVIVKQRRNSREAVARWQEKLVWIDSAKNPAVDQEPLPLVAFPPRGLYREEMIKAVEGRGRSWRIAFTSSSLFGVQSAVAGGLGVSLIPARAVTAEHVVLTRRQGLPPIGTMDIALLHRPTADPLVKELAAELGRMLQRYRG
- a CDS encoding amidohydrolase family protein; the encoded protein is MKKLLSVAIASAVALASPAFAAPSVGDVIIRHANVVDVEHAKTIDDQAVVLRGNDIVAVGPDADIAKAWKAGLTVDGNHRFLIPGLWDMHVHFGGGPDLIEENKALLPLYIAHGITTIRDCSGDLPDQVLAWRGEIANGTLFGPQLFTSGAKIEGIHPVWKGTIEVGSKADVDAAFVKLKKDKVDFVKITDSTLDPQLFLYAVSEAKSFGIRSSGHIPMALTVEQAVDAGISSIEHIDYAYKAGVKDEAAIAADFAAGRITRAEANRRLDAGFDQATAMKAYRMFKDKGVFVTPTLNGGRVLDFLDADDHAHDPYLAYIGPKLRKTYDWRIERAAKATPEQIATRHTHYQQLAAVLPMLQQAGVTIMAGTDAGFLNSFDYPGIGLHDELSLYVKNGLTPAQALSSATRAGPAWFGKLDRYGAIATGHAADMVLLKRDPLKDIDATRDIDTVILRGHVYDRHALDGMLDETRAKVATWNQQAAK